From Nguyenibacter vanlangensis, one genomic window encodes:
- a CDS encoding YqaA family protein codes for MLDRLYARALTLAASPHAPLWLAAVSFAEASVFPLPPDVLLIPMVLSHRDRAWALAGLCTVASVCGGLLGWYIGAFLLQHVAMPIVHFYHAEDRLAAMQEQFRHWGVWIILVKGLTPIPFKIVTIASGAAHFPIVPFLLASLVTRGMRFFLVAGLLRAYGAPIQTFIEQRLTLVASAFGLVLVGGFVALKYL; via the coding sequence ATGCTCGATCGACTTTATGCCCGCGCCCTGACCCTCGCGGCCAGTCCGCATGCGCCCTTGTGGCTGGCGGCGGTCTCGTTCGCCGAGGCCAGCGTCTTCCCCCTGCCGCCGGACGTGCTGCTGATCCCGATGGTGCTGTCGCATCGCGACCGCGCCTGGGCGCTGGCGGGGCTGTGCACTGTGGCCAGCGTCTGCGGCGGGCTGCTGGGCTGGTATATCGGCGCCTTCCTGCTGCAGCACGTGGCGATGCCGATCGTGCATTTCTATCATGCCGAAGACCGGCTGGCGGCGATGCAGGAGCAGTTCCGCCACTGGGGCGTCTGGATCATCCTGGTCAAGGGCCTGACCCCGATCCCGTTCAAGATCGTGACCATCGCCAGCGGGGCGGCGCATTTCCCGATCGTGCCCTTCCTGCTGGCCAGCCTGGTCACGCGCGGCATGCGCTTCTTTTTGGTCGCCGGGCTGCTGCGGGCCTATGGCGCGCCGATCCAGACCTTCATCGAACAGCGCCTGACCCTGGTCGCCTCGGCC
- a CDS encoding ATP-binding protein — protein MSSAIDASVIDAPVDSGGVPRMMEPAASGATPDGPAARRGRLRRIADWLRPRSLAARTSLLLIVGLGVIEAIGLTIHALDRIDFDRRMVQQETQNRVGMIYRSIVETPPADRAAELDALHLPPSFRATLSPGPEPDMIDQAVDNPPAADRMRMSWLAFMHTRENIPPLPPHLRPRHVLFSAQRGTPGRAVAFLLPDETRWLTIHYTMPPPNPFRSPTFPTAFLLMTVAGSILIVWGVRRLVAPVGTLAAAAEALGRDVNAPPLPEDGPLEIARAGRAFNTMASRIRRFLTDRTLLLTAIGHDLRTPITRLKLRSEFIEDDDLRAKFLMDLDELESMVSATLAFGRDTSRREPMGKLDLTALLQTILDEAAEMHPDIADAIGFGAEPPAVTIHARPVGLKRALNNLVVNAVTYGHGVRVTLLPPRPSEAGETRGEMVTTILIEDDGPGLPPEDLERMFEPFVRAESSRNRETGGTGLGLAIARNIIWGLGGDIRLGNRAPHGLRVTVTLVC, from the coding sequence ATGTCGAGCGCTATTGATGCCTCCGTTATTGATGCCCCGGTCGATTCCGGCGGCGTGCCGCGCATGATGGAGCCGGCGGCGTCCGGCGCCACGCCCGACGGCCCCGCGGCGCGGCGCGGCCGGCTGCGGCGGATCGCCGACTGGCTGCGCCCCCGGTCGCTGGCCGCGCGGACCAGCCTGCTGCTGATCGTCGGACTGGGCGTGATCGAGGCGATCGGGCTGACGATCCATGCGCTGGACCGGATCGATTTCGACCGCCGCATGGTCCAGCAGGAGACCCAGAACCGGGTCGGCATGATCTATCGTTCGATCGTCGAGACGCCGCCGGCCGACCGCGCGGCGGAACTGGACGCGCTGCACCTGCCGCCCAGCTTCCGCGCGACGCTCAGTCCCGGGCCCGAACCCGACATGATCGACCAGGCTGTGGACAACCCCCCGGCGGCGGACCGGATGCGCATGTCGTGGCTGGCCTTCATGCACACGCGTGAGAATATTCCGCCGCTGCCGCCGCATCTGCGGCCCCGGCACGTGCTGTTCAGCGCCCAGCGGGGCACGCCCGGACGGGCCGTGGCCTTCCTGCTGCCGGACGAGACGCGCTGGCTGACCATCCATTACACGATGCCGCCGCCCAACCCGTTCCGTTCGCCGACCTTTCCCACCGCCTTCCTGCTGATGACGGTGGCGGGCAGCATCCTGATCGTCTGGGGGGTACGGCGGCTGGTGGCGCCGGTGGGCACGCTGGCCGCGGCGGCCGAGGCGCTGGGCCGCGACGTGAACGCGCCGCCACTGCCCGAGGACGGACCGCTGGAAATCGCGCGCGCCGGCCGGGCCTTCAACACCATGGCCAGCCGCATCCGGCGCTTCCTGACCGACCGTACCCTGCTGCTGACCGCGATCGGCCATGATCTGCGCACCCCGATCACCCGGCTGAAGCTGCGGTCGGAATTCATCGAGGATGACGATCTGCGCGCGAAATTCCTGATGGACCTGGACGAGCTGGAATCGATGGTCTCGGCCACCCTGGCCTTCGGCCGGGACACGTCGCGGCGCGAACCGATGGGCAAGCTGGACCTGACGGCGCTGCTGCAGACCATCCTGGACGAGGCGGCGGAAATGCACCCCGATATCGCCGATGCGATCGGCTTCGGCGCCGAACCGCCGGCGGTGACGATCCATGCCCGCCCGGTCGGCCTGAAGCGCGCATTGAACAACCTGGTGGTCAACGCCGTCACCTATGGCCACGGGGTGCGGGTCACGCTGCTGCCGCCGCGCCCGTCCGAGGCGGGCGAGACCCGCGGCGAGATGGTGACGACCATCCTGATCGAGGATGACGGGCCGGGCCTGCCGCCCGAGGATCTCGAACGGATGTTCGAACCCTTCGTGCGGGCCGAATCCAGCCGCAACCGCGAAACCGGCGGCACCGGGCTGGGCCTGGCGATCGCGCGCAACATCATCTGGGGCCTGGGCGGGGATATCCGGCTGGGCAACCGCGCCCCGCACGGGTTGCGCGTCACCGTGACCCTGGTGTGCTGA
- a CDS encoding response regulator, with protein sequence MEFLPHILVVDDDREIRDLLARFLERNQFRVTTARDGRETRKAWQAGHYQLIVLDLMLPGESGLELARWLRSQANVPIIMLTAMGEETDRIIGLELGADDYVPKPFNPRELLARIRAVLRRSGETPESRTAIEQRNLHFSGWTLEQSRRRLLNPDGTEVPLTGGEYDLLMALLDRANRVLTRDMLFDLLRGRQAGPFDRAIDVAISRLRRKLEDNGRNAQLIKTVRGGGYVLASDVERY encoded by the coding sequence ATGGAATTTCTGCCGCATATCCTGGTCGTCGATGACGATCGTGAAATCCGCGACCTTCTGGCCCGCTTCCTGGAACGCAACCAGTTCCGCGTCACCACCGCCCGCGACGGGCGCGAGACCCGCAAGGCATGGCAGGCCGGCCATTACCAGTTGATCGTCCTGGACCTGATGCTGCCGGGCGAGAGCGGGCTGGAACTGGCGCGCTGGCTGCGCAGCCAGGCCAATGTGCCGATCATCATGCTGACCGCCATGGGCGAGGAGACGGACCGGATCATCGGGCTGGAACTGGGGGCCGACGATTACGTGCCCAAGCCCTTCAATCCCCGCGAATTGCTGGCGCGCATCCGCGCCGTGCTCCGCCGCAGCGGCGAGACGCCCGAGTCCAGGACCGCCATTGAGCAGCGGAACCTGCATTTTTCCGGCTGGACGCTGGAGCAGTCGCGCCGGCGGCTGCTGAACCCGGACGGGACCGAAGTACCGCTGACCGGCGGGGAATACGACCTGCTGATGGCGCTGCTGGACCGCGCCAACCGGGTGCTGACCCGCGACATGCTGTTCGACCTGCTGCGCGGGCGTCAGGCGGGGCCGTTCGACCGGGCGATCGACGTGGCGATCAGCCGGCTGCGCCGCAAGCTGGAGGATAACGGGCGCAACGCGCAGCTTATCAAGACGGTGCGGGGCGGCGGCTATGTCCTGGCATCCGATGTCGAGCGCTATTGA
- a CDS encoding PRC-barrel domain-containing protein, giving the protein MESRPLSPAVRPSGRFVCLAVACGVLLGAFTLPAGPADAAGPALPAGGSPGALVGNPVVGAPLPDDFFLGDAARDMNTGDEPELAGPALPVARPAAAPARPAGVTSLANRHLGSLIDREVVAPDGSHVGQVIDVLLDQDGHPAAAVVDVGGFMGVGNRRVAIAWDQFVLGGMTEKSPVKLRLSAAEVRSAPSYDASSMNVTVVHGPPPPPPAAPAASAPADAEPPPVSVEAQPQPAPPLLPDSAGQGSRGDAPAETRPASPHAGLMAR; this is encoded by the coding sequence ATGGAATCTCGCCCCCTGTCCCCGGCCGTGCGTCCGTCCGGCCGTTTCGTATGTCTGGCGGTCGCGTGCGGCGTGCTGCTGGGCGCCTTTACGCTGCCGGCCGGGCCTGCCGATGCCGCCGGCCCCGCGCTGCCGGCCGGCGGTTCGCCCGGGGCTCTTGTGGGCAATCCGGTCGTCGGGGCCCCGCTGCCGGACGATTTCTTCCTGGGCGACGCGGCGCGCGACATGAATACGGGCGACGAGCCCGAACTGGCGGGGCCCGCCCTGCCGGTCGCGCGGCCGGCGGCGGCGCCGGCCCGGCCCGCCGGCGTGACGAGCCTGGCCAACCGGCATCTGGGCAGCCTGATCGATCGCGAGGTCGTGGCGCCCGACGGCAGCCATGTGGGCCAGGTGATCGACGTGCTGCTGGACCAGGACGGCCATCCCGCGGCGGCGGTGGTGGATGTCGGCGGCTTCATGGGGGTGGGCAACCGGCGCGTCGCCATCGCCTGGGACCAGTTCGTGCTGGGCGGCATGACGGAGAAGAGCCCGGTGAAGCTGCGCCTCAGCGCGGCCGAGGTCCGTTCGGCGCCGTCCTATGACGCGTCCTCGATGAACGTGACGGTGGTGCACGGGCCGCCGCCACCGCCGCCGGCCGCTCCGGCCGCCTCGGCGCCGGCCGACGCCGAGCCGCCGCCGGTCTCGGTCGAGGCCCAGCCCCAGCCGGCGCCGCCGCTGCTGCCCGATTCCGCCGGTCAGGGCAGCCGGGGCGACGCGCCGGCCGAAACGCGCCCCGCGTCGCCGCATGCGGGGCTGATGGCGCGATGA
- a CDS encoding MFS transporter gives MFPRNSQRGLDGLNFFVANLQAAFGSFIAVYLTGAHWTQGQIGVVLSIGSVTAMVSQVPAGMLVDRLRDKHRVAGLSILAVIFSCLLLALFPQQMPVAVAEILHGLASCTLNPAISAITLAVVATQIARSAGAGVGLLGERFGRNASFAAVGNAIAAGLMGAVGYWVSPQATFFLGAALAVPGLLALMMIERTEPAASVNTAALAEGERAPREMGRVWDLLRDRRLFSFAVCVAFFHLSNAGILSLAAGQVTKDAGNIAEIVIAACILLPQLVGAVLSPHVGRLAETIGRRPVMLVTFAALPLRAALLATTTNPYLIVAIQLLDGISSASFGVMMPLVAADLTRVSGRFNLCMGILGLAMGAGASFSTTLAGTVADRSPPLAFVLLAAAGLVCVLLVWLLMGDTRHRNGAPAASLSDPARREPAGSVPAGRTD, from the coding sequence GTGTTTCCACGCAATAGCCAGCGTGGGCTGGACGGGCTGAATTTCTTCGTTGCGAATCTGCAGGCCGCCTTCGGGTCGTTCATCGCCGTCTACCTGACCGGCGCCCACTGGACCCAGGGACAGATCGGCGTGGTGCTGAGCATCGGTTCGGTCACCGCGATGGTCAGTCAGGTGCCGGCCGGCATGCTGGTCGACCGGCTGCGCGACAAGCACCGCGTGGCCGGATTGTCGATCCTGGCCGTGATCTTCTCATGCCTGCTGCTGGCGCTGTTTCCGCAGCAGATGCCGGTCGCGGTGGCGGAGATCCTGCACGGCCTGGCGAGCTGCACGCTCAACCCGGCGATCAGCGCGATCACGCTGGCGGTCGTCGCGACGCAGATCGCCCGCTCGGCCGGCGCCGGCGTCGGCCTGCTGGGCGAGCGGTTCGGCCGCAATGCCAGCTTCGCGGCGGTGGGCAACGCGATCGCCGCCGGCCTGATGGGGGCGGTGGGCTACTGGGTGTCGCCCCAGGCCACGTTCTTCCTCGGCGCCGCCCTGGCGGTGCCGGGATTGCTGGCGCTGATGATGATCGAGCGCACCGAGCCCGCGGCCTCGGTCAACACGGCGGCCCTGGCCGAGGGGGAGCGCGCCCCGCGCGAGATGGGACGGGTTTGGGATCTGCTGCGGGACCGGCGGCTGTTCTCGTTCGCCGTCTGCGTCGCGTTCTTCCATCTTTCCAACGCCGGCATCCTGTCGCTGGCGGCCGGGCAGGTGACGAAGGATGCGGGCAATATCGCCGAAATCGTCATCGCCGCGTGCATCCTGCTGCCGCAACTGGTCGGCGCCGTCCTGTCGCCGCATGTCGGCCGGCTGGCCGAGACGATCGGCCGCCGCCCGGTGATGCTGGTCACTTTCGCGGCCCTGCCGTTGCGCGCCGCCCTGCTGGCCACGACGACCAATCCCTATCTGATCGTGGCGATTCAGCTCCTGGACGGGATCAGTTCGGCGTCGTTCGGGGTCATGATGCCGCTGGTCGCCGCCGACCTGACGCGGGTCAGCGGGCGGTTCAATCTGTGCATGGGCATCCTGGGCCTGGCCATGGGGGCGGGGGCCAGTTTCTCGACCACCCTGGCCGGCACCGTCGCCGACCGTTCGCCGCCGCTGGCGTTCGTACTGCTGGCGGCGGCGGGGCTGGTCTGCGTGCTGCTGGTCTGGCTGCTGATGGGCGACACCAGGCACCGGAACGGGGCGCCGGCCGCGTCGCTCAGCGATCCAGCCAGGCGGGAACCGGCAGGTTCCGTTCCCGCAGGAAGGACGGATTGA
- a CDS encoding cysteine synthase A translates to MAESANPSSVGWTTSSPTMTAAIGHTPLIRLRRASDLTGCEILGKAEFMNPGGSVKDRAALAIIDDAERRGLLKPGGTVVEGTAGNTGIGLTLVANARGYRSVIVMPETQSQEKIDFLRMIGADLRLVPAKPYRDPGNYVHVSRRLAEETGGVWANQFDNVANREGHRATTGREIWNQTDGHIDAFTCSCGTGGTLAGVALGLADCAAAAGRARPQIVLADPEGSGLYGWVKANDLGIAGNSITEGIGQSRVTANLDGIAIDDAERVPDPEALDLIYDLLIHEGLSVGGSSGINVAAAIRVARRLGPGHRIVTILADGGSRYQSKLFNPSFLRERNLPVPAWLDR, encoded by the coding sequence ATGGCCGAAAGTGCAAACCCGTCCTCCGTCGGCTGGACCACGTCCTCGCCCACCATGACCGCGGCGATCGGCCATACGCCGCTGATCCGGCTGCGGCGCGCGTCGGACCTGACGGGATGCGAGATCCTGGGCAAGGCGGAGTTCATGAATCCCGGCGGCTCGGTCAAGGACCGCGCCGCGCTGGCGATCATCGACGATGCCGAGCGGCGCGGCCTGCTGAAGCCGGGCGGCACGGTGGTGGAAGGCACGGCGGGCAATACCGGCATCGGCCTGACCCTGGTGGCCAATGCGCGCGGCTATCGCTCGGTCATCGTGATGCCCGAGACGCAGAGCCAGGAGAAGATCGATTTCCTGCGCATGATCGGGGCCGATCTGCGCCTGGTCCCCGCCAAGCCCTATCGCGATCCGGGCAACTACGTCCATGTCTCGCGCCGCCTGGCCGAGGAGACCGGCGGCGTGTGGGCCAACCAGTTCGACAACGTCGCCAACCGCGAGGGGCATCGCGCCACCACCGGGCGCGAGATCTGGAACCAGACGGACGGGCATATCGACGCCTTCACCTGCTCCTGCGGCACCGGGGGCACATTGGCCGGCGTGGCGCTGGGCCTGGCCGATTGCGCCGCGGCCGCAGGGCGCGCGCGGCCGCAAATCGTCCTGGCCGACCCCGAGGGATCGGGCCTGTACGGCTGGGTGAAGGCCAACGACCTGGGCATCGCCGGCAATTCCATCACCGAAGGGATCGGCCAGTCGCGGGTGACCGCCAACCTGGACGGCATCGCCATCGACGACGCCGAGCGCGTGCCCGACCCCGAGGCCCTGGACCTGATCTACGACCTGCTGATCCATGAGGGCCTGTCGGTCGGCGGATCGTCCGGCATCAATGTCGCCGCGGCGATCCGGGTGGCGCGGCGCCTCGGCCCGGGCCACCGGATCGTCACCATCCTGGCGGACGGCGGCAGCCGCTATCAGTCCAAGCTGTTCAATCCGTCCTTCCTGCGGGAACGGAACCTGCCGGTTCCCGCCTGGCTGGATCGCTGA
- a CDS encoding rhodanese-like domain-containing protein, with the protein MIEDVTPADSWTALRERGRARLVDVRTEAEWMFVGLPDLAGIDKQVLPLSWQYLGGQPNPRFVEQLRQAGLTEDDEIYFICRSGARSRSAAMAARMAGFAHVFNVADGFEGPHDALGHRGAVAGWKAEGLPWRQG; encoded by the coding sequence ATGATCGAGGACGTAACGCCGGCCGATAGCTGGACGGCCCTGAGGGAGCGCGGGCGCGCCCGGCTGGTCGATGTCCGCACCGAGGCGGAATGGATGTTCGTGGGCCTGCCCGACCTGGCCGGCATCGACAAGCAGGTCCTGCCGCTGTCGTGGCAGTATCTGGGCGGTCAGCCCAATCCCCGATTCGTCGAGCAGTTGCGGCAGGCCGGACTGACCGAGGACGACGAGATCTATTTCATCTGCCGGTCGGGCGCGCGCAGCCGGTCCGCGGCCATGGCGGCCCGCATGGCGGGATTCGCCCATGTCTTCAACGTGGCCGACGGATTCGAGGGGCCGCACGACGCGTTGGGCCATCGCGGCGCCGTGGCCGGCTGGAAGGCCGAGGGCCTGCCCTGGCGCCAGGGATAG
- a CDS encoding DUF2272 domain-containing protein has product MPRKTVVMAPLLLLGACASQHLPSAHPASTPTAQYPNGQGPLAVDEHVPEFATRNFEPFTRQDVVAIAMREWRLFGRPVDDDDPEQRPDPQTPSVKPERMPGLWQRVGEYWWIGQDPGETEVAWTGKHTAGGHITDFVHDGFYAWSAAFISYVMRVAGANDRFAYSPNHSTYINAAAAGTESGVRARDPAAYAPALGDLICVGRGASKSVRFADLPTQYGFPAHCGIVVATDQNGPPFGRQISIIGGNVDDAVTLTHVPVGPDGRLADATGHSYDPRYPWCAVLQVLYDADAEPPDLVDPPKHG; this is encoded by the coding sequence ATGCCGCGCAAGACCGTCGTGATGGCGCCCCTGCTGTTGCTGGGCGCCTGCGCCAGCCAGCATCTTCCGTCCGCCCATCCGGCCAGCACGCCGACAGCCCAATATCCCAACGGCCAGGGCCCGCTGGCGGTGGACGAGCATGTTCCGGAATTCGCCACCCGCAATTTCGAGCCCTTCACCCGGCAGGACGTGGTGGCGATCGCCATGCGGGAATGGCGGCTGTTCGGCCGGCCGGTGGATGACGACGACCCCGAACAGCGGCCCGACCCGCAGACCCCGTCGGTCAAGCCCGAGCGCATGCCCGGCCTGTGGCAGCGCGTGGGCGAATATTGGTGGATCGGCCAGGACCCCGGGGAAACCGAGGTCGCCTGGACGGGCAAGCACACTGCCGGCGGCCACATCACCGATTTCGTCCATGACGGCTTCTATGCCTGGTCGGCGGCCTTCATCTCCTACGTCATGCGGGTGGCGGGGGCGAATGACCGCTTCGCCTATTCGCCCAACCATTCGACCTATATCAACGCCGCGGCGGCGGGGACGGAAAGCGGGGTGCGGGCACGCGACCCGGCGGCCTATGCCCCGGCGCTGGGCGACCTGATCTGTGTCGGGCGCGGCGCCAGCAAATCGGTGCGCTTCGCCGACCTGCCGACCCAGTACGGGTTTCCGGCCCATTGCGGCATCGTGGTCGCGACCGACCAGAATGGCCCGCCCTTCGGCCGCCAGATCAGCATCATCGGCGGCAATGTCGACGACGCGGTCACCCTGACGCACGTGCCGGTGGGGCCGGACGGCAGGCTGGCGGACGCAACCGGCCACAGCTACGACCCGCGCTATCCGTGGTGCGCCGTGCTGCAGGTGCTCTATGACGCGGATGCCGAGCCGCCGGACCTGGTGGACCCGCCGAAGCACGGCTGA
- a CDS encoding aldo/keto reductase yields MPMETLAIAGIPVPVSRIALGTWAIGGWMWGGPDDRQAIATIHAALDLGINLIDTAPVYGFGHSEEIVGQALAGRRDAVAIATKAGLDWKDGKPFRNAAPARIRQEIEDSLRRLRTDRIDLYQVHWPDPAVPVDETARELERLHREGKVLALGVSNFSVAQMEQFRAVAPLAAVQPPYNLFERAIEADILPWSVAHGLAVLAYGPLCRGLLSGRMSADTSFDADDLRSVDPKFRAPRFAQYLAAVAALQDFARQRFDRSVLALAVRWVLDQGPTIALWGARKPEQIAGIDQAVGWHLSADDKAEIDRILATHVTDPVGPEFMAPPGG; encoded by the coding sequence ATGCCGATGGAAACCCTAGCCATTGCAGGCATTCCCGTTCCCGTTTCGCGAATCGCGCTGGGAACCTGGGCGATCGGCGGCTGGATGTGGGGCGGCCCCGACGATCGGCAGGCCATCGCCACGATCCACGCGGCCCTGGATCTGGGCATCAATCTGATCGATACCGCCCCGGTCTATGGTTTCGGCCATTCCGAGGAAATCGTGGGCCAGGCCCTGGCCGGGCGGCGCGACGCAGTGGCGATCGCCACCAAGGCCGGACTGGACTGGAAGGACGGCAAGCCCTTCCGCAATGCCGCCCCTGCGCGCATCCGCCAGGAAATCGAGGATTCGCTGCGCCGGCTGCGCACCGACCGCATCGACCTGTACCAGGTCCACTGGCCCGACCCCGCGGTGCCGGTCGACGAGACCGCGCGCGAATTGGAACGGCTGCATCGCGAGGGCAAGGTCCTGGCGCTGGGCGTCAGCAATTTCTCGGTCGCGCAGATGGAACAGTTCCGCGCCGTGGCACCCTTGGCCGCGGTCCAGCCGCCCTATAACCTGTTCGAACGCGCGATCGAGGCCGATATCCTGCCCTGGTCGGTCGCGCACGGCCTGGCGGTGCTGGCCTATGGGCCGCTGTGCCGCGGCCTGCTGTCCGGGCGGATGTCGGCCGACACCAGCTTCGATGCCGATGACCTGCGCAGCGTGGACCCCAAATTCCGCGCCCCGCGTTTCGCCCAGTATCTGGCCGCCGTCGCGGCGCTGCAGGATTTCGCGCGGCAGCGTTTCGACCGTTCGGTCCTGGCGCTGGCGGTCCGCTGGGTGCTCGACCAGGGGCCGACCATCGCGCTGTGGGGCGCGCGCAAGCCCGAACAGATCGCGGGAATCGATCAGGCGGTCGGCTGGCATCTGTCGGCCGACGACAAGGCCGAGATCGACCGCATCCTGGCCACCCATGTCACGGACCCGGTGGGGCCGGAATTCATGGCGCCGCCGGGCGGCTGA
- a CDS encoding J domain-containing protein, with product MSTDPYEILGLSRTASQDDIRKAYRKLAKKWHPDLNPGDKAAEEKFKAIGTAHALLSDPEQRARFDRGEIDAAGQERGWAPPGGGYRDQAEGAQGFRYSAGGFSEDDLGDIFGSMFGQQRGFRRRPQGPMRGEDRHFSLTVSFIDAVNGSTARITLPGGGTLDVRIPPGVEDGQVMRLRGKGGEGHQGAPPGDALITLSIAPSTQYTRDGDDIRMTQPIGLKTAVLGGSVTIPTPGGPVAMNVPAHSDSGRVLRLRGRGVKAHAGREAGNLYVTLQVTIGQPDAALEKFLKSWTPPGGPDGGAA from the coding sequence GTGAGCACCGATCCTTATGAAATCCTCGGCCTGTCGCGTACGGCCAGCCAGGACGATATCCGCAAGGCATACCGCAAGCTGGCCAAGAAATGGCATCCGGACCTCAATCCCGGCGACAAGGCGGCCGAAGAGAAGTTCAAGGCGATCGGTACGGCCCACGCGCTGCTGTCGGACCCCGAACAGCGCGCGCGCTTCGACCGGGGCGAGATCGACGCGGCGGGGCAGGAGCGCGGCTGGGCGCCGCCGGGCGGCGGCTATCGCGACCAGGCCGAGGGCGCGCAGGGGTTCCGCTATTCCGCCGGCGGGTTTTCCGAGGATGATCTGGGCGACATATTCGGCTCGATGTTCGGGCAGCAGCGCGGATTCCGCCGCCGGCCACAGGGGCCGATGCGGGGCGAAGACCGCCATTTCTCGCTGACCGTCAGCTTCATCGACGCCGTCAACGGCAGCACGGCCCGTATCACCCTGCCGGGTGGGGGCACGCTGGATGTCCGCATCCCGCCGGGGGTCGAGGACGGCCAGGTCATGCGCCTGCGCGGCAAGGGGGGCGAGGGGCATCAGGGCGCGCCGCCGGGCGACGCGCTGATCACGCTCAGCATCGCCCCCAGCACGCAATATACCCGCGACGGCGACGATATCCGCATGACCCAGCCGATCGGGCTGAAGACCGCCGTGCTGGGCGGCTCGGTCACGATCCCGACGCCGGGCGGCCCGGTGGCGATGAACGTGCCCGCGCACTCCGACAGCGGCCGCGTGCTGCGCCTGCGGGGGCGGGGGGTCAAGGCCCATGCGGGGCGCGAGGCCGGAAATCTCTACGTCACGCTTCAGGTCACGATCGGCCAGCCGGACGCGGCGCTCGAGAAATTCCTGAAATCATGGACGCCTCCCGGCGGGCCGGATGGCGGGGCGGCATGA
- a CDS encoding metallophosphoesterase produces the protein MRLIHTSDWQIGKVFRFADDDILSVLQQERLEAIGRIGRLARSEGADAILVAGDVYDYARPAERTLRQPVERMRQFPDLRWHLIPGNHDFHEPDGLWDRLLRMGLPDNISVHLGHDPAPLDAAGTAWIIPAGLGHRHVIGDPSARMDAAPTPEGAIRLGLAHGSVRDFGDGAPDHNRIAIDRARQAGLTYLALGDWHGAVRIDSRTWYSGTPEIDGFDLGGAGGGQALLVTLDGPRAEPAVAVHDVGRFRWAREQAVLTGLADIDALDGRLRAIDRDDPSRVLVRLAVSGALRLSELEAYQARIVGALGSALRLLRIDGMPGLAPSPDDLDAFGPAGAVRAAADALAHQAREGAGEAGEIAAAALQRLHLLAREGAA, from the coding sequence ATGCGCCTGATTCACACGTCAGACTGGCAGATCGGCAAGGTCTTCCGTTTCGCCGATGACGACATCCTGTCCGTCCTGCAGCAGGAAAGGCTGGAGGCGATCGGCCGCATCGGCCGCCTGGCCCGGAGCGAGGGGGCGGACGCGATCCTGGTCGCGGGCGATGTCTACGATTATGCCCGCCCGGCCGAACGGACGCTGCGCCAACCGGTCGAACGCATGCGGCAATTCCCCGACCTGCGCTGGCACCTGATTCCCGGCAATCACGATTTCCACGAACCGGACGGATTGTGGGACCGTCTGCTGCGGATGGGCCTGCCGGACAATATATCCGTGCATCTCGGCCATGATCCGGCGCCGCTGGATGCGGCGGGCACGGCCTGGATCATTCCTGCCGGGCTGGGGCATCGCCACGTCATCGGCGACCCCTCCGCGCGGATGGATGCGGCCCCGACGCCCGAGGGCGCGATTCGCCTGGGCCTGGCCCATGGTTCGGTCCGCGATTTCGGCGACGGCGCGCCCGACCATAACCGGATCGCCATCGACCGCGCCCGGCAGGCCGGCCTGACCTATCTGGCGCTGGGGGACTGGCACGGCGCGGTGCGCATCGATTCGCGGACCTGGTATTCCGGCACGCCGGAAATCGACGGGTTCGACCTGGGCGGTGCGGGCGGCGGCCAGGCGCTGCTGGTCACGCTGGACGGGCCGCGGGCCGAGCCGGCCGTCGCCGTGCATGATGTCGGCCGGTTCCGCTGGGCGCGCGAACAGGCGGTGCTGACCGGCCTGGCCGATATCGACGCGCTGGATGGCCGCCTGCGTGCCATCGACCGGGACGATCCCAGCCGCGTGCTGGTGCGCCTGGCGGTCAGCGGCGCCCTGCGCCTGTCCGAGCTGGAGGCGTACCAGGCGCGGATCGTGGGCGCGCTGGGTTCGGCGCTGCGCCTGTTGCGGATCGACGGCATGCCCGGCCTGGCACCGTCGCCCGACGATCTGGACGCGTTCGGGCCGGCCGGCGCGGTGCGCGCCGCCGCCGATGCCCTGGCCCATCAGGCGCGCGAGGGCGCGGGCGAGGCCGGCGAGATCGCCGCCGCCGCCCTGCAGCGCCTGCATCTTCTGGCCCGCGAGGGCGCGGCATGA